The Pseudomonadota bacterium genome includes a region encoding these proteins:
- a CDS encoding SIR2 family protein — translation MSNFHDPVRQLKYLRQTLSQNKKPLGFFLSAGCPLAVNMPEGKSPLIPDIAGLTKFVSEELQSKDKNQKNNYDLLLEELIKTGNKNPNIEDILSFVRGLKQVSIGAKDVRGLTENDLKKLEKDICKKIVEKTNVGLPNRETPYHQLAQWIHLIDRGDSPIECFTTNYDLLTEQAFEETGVAYFDGFVGSRQPFFDLRAIEDSLIPKHWTRLWKVHGSINWYLNLNQEIYRSTEVKAGDSCIIDPSHLKYDQSRKLPYLALIDRLNSFLRQTSAVLITTGYSFRDMHLNDTIMNALKANPTAMVIALLHDTYTYKDKEGKIFIRYEKAFSYAKDRFNLSAWTFDEAVIGGQQGKWKVSKTETLTDENLADAIIQNTETKKAECANAKEEIIIHYQLQLGNFAKLGNFLQALIGLEQFKIDDAK, via the coding sequence ATGAGTAATTTTCACGACCCTGTTAGGCAGTTAAAATATTTAAGACAAACCCTTTCTCAAAACAAAAAACCTCTCGGTTTTTTTCTTTCGGCAGGTTGCCCATTAGCTGTAAATATGCCTGAGGGCAAAAGTCCTCTCATTCCAGATATTGCTGGGCTCACAAAATTTGTAAGTGAGGAACTTCAATCGAAAGATAAGAATCAGAAAAATAATTATGACTTATTGCTTGAAGAGTTAATTAAAACTGGCAACAAGAATCCTAACATCGAAGATATTTTAAGTTTTGTTCGTGGACTGAAACAAGTCTCAATTGGTGCAAAAGATGTGAGAGGGTTGACTGAAAATGATTTGAAGAAATTAGAAAAAGATATCTGTAAAAAAATAGTAGAGAAAACAAATGTTGGATTGCCAAATCGTGAGACCCCTTACCATCAATTAGCACAATGGATCCATTTGATTGACAGAGGTGATTCCCCTATTGAATGTTTCACCACAAATTATGATTTACTGACAGAACAAGCGTTTGAAGAAACTGGGGTTGCTTACTTTGATGGTTTCGTTGGCTCAAGACAGCCCTTTTTTGATTTAAGAGCAATCGAAGATTCTCTGATTCCAAAACATTGGACTCGACTTTGGAAAGTACACGGCTCAATAAATTGGTATCTTAATTTAAATCAAGAAATTTACCGTTCAACAGAGGTCAAGGCAGGTGACTCCTGCATTATTGACCCTTCGCACTTGAAGTATGATCAAAGCAGAAAATTGCCATACTTGGCTTTAATTGATCGGTTGAATTCTTTTCTCAGACAAACATCCGCAGTTTTGATTACAACCGGATATTCATTTCGTGATATGCACTTGAACGATACAATTATGAACGCATTAAAAGCAAACCCAACTGCAATGGTTATTGCTCTTCTTCATGATACATACACTTATAAAGACAAGGAAGGAAAAATATTTATCCGATATGAAAAAGCATTTTCTTATGCCAAGGATAGATTTAATTTGAGTGCATGGACTTTTGATGAAGCAGTTATTGGTGGACAACAAGGAAAATGGAAAGTATCAAAAACTGAAACATTAACTGATGAAAATTTAGCTGATGCAATCATTCAAAATACTGAAACAAAAAAGGCAGAATGTGCTAATGCGAAAGAAGAAATTATCATTCACTACCAATTGCAACTGGGAAATTTTGCAAAACTTGGGAATTTTCTTCAAGCTCTTATTGGTTTAGAACAATTTAAAATAGACGATGCAAAATAA